From a single Mus caroli chromosome X, CAROLI_EIJ_v1.1, whole genome shotgun sequence genomic region:
- the Nr0b1 gene encoding nuclear receptor subfamily 0 group B member 1 produces the protein MAGEDHPWQGSILYNLLMSAKQKHASQEEREVRLGAQCWGCACGAQPVLGGEGLSGGQAMSLLYRCCFCGENHPRQGGILYSMLTNARQPSVATQAPRARFGAPCWGCACGSAEPLVGREELPAGQAPSLLYRCCFCGEEHPRQGSILYSLLTSAQQTHVSREAPEAQRRGEWWQLSYCTQSVGGPEGLQSTQAMAFLYRSYVCGEEQPQQISVASGTPVSADQTPATPQEQPRAPWWDASPGVQRLITLKDPQVVCEAASAGLLKTLRFVKYLPCFQILPLDQQLVLVRSCWAPLLMLELAQDHLHFEMMEIPETNTTQEMLTTRRQETEGPEPAEPQATEQPQMVSAEAGHLLPAAAVQAIKSFFFKCWSLNIDTKEYAYLKGTVLFNPDLPGLQCVKYIEGLQWRTQQILTEHIRMMQREYQIRSAELNSALFLLRFINSDVVTELFFRPIIGAVSMDDMMLEMLCAKL, from the exons ATGGCGGGTGAGGACCACCCGTGGCAGGGCAGCATCCTCTACAATCTACTGATGAGCGCGAAGCAGAAGCACGCGTCTCAGGAAGAGCGAGAGGTGCGCTTGGGGGCTCAGTGCTGGGGTTGCGCCTGCGGTGCTCAGCCCGTCCTGGGTGGGGAGGGACTGTCCGGCGGGCAAGCCATGTCCCTCTTGTACCGATGCTGCTTTTGTGGGGAGAACCACCCGCGCCAGGGTGGCATCCTCTACTCTATGCTCACCAACGCCAGGCAGCCAAGTGTGGCGACCCAGGCGCCGAGGGCACGATTCGGAGCACCTTGCTGGGGCTGCGCCTGCGGCAGCGCAGAGCCCCTGGTGGGCAGAGAGGAGCTGCCGGCTGGCCAGGCCCCCTCGCTCCTGTACCGCTGCTGCTTCTGCGGAGAAGAGCACCCGAGGCAGGGCAGCATCTTATACAGCTTGCTCACTAGCGCTCAGCAAACGCACGTGTCTCGGGAAGCACCTGAGGCACAGCGCAGAGGCGAGTGGTGGCAGCTGTCCTACTGTACCCAGAGTGTGGGTGGCCCAGAGGGGCTGCAGAGCACACAGGCCATGGCGTTCCTGTACCGCAGCTATGTGTGCGGTGAAGAGCAGCCCCAGCAGATCAGCGTTGCCTCTGGCACGCCCGTGAGCGCAGATCAAACACCAGCGACCCCGCAAGAGCAGCCAAGGGCTCCCTGGTGGGACGCCTCACCTGGTGTGCAGCGTCTGATCACACTCAAGGATCCACAGGTGGTGTGCGAGGCAGCATCGGCTGGCCTGTTGAAGACCCTGCGCTTTGTCAAGTACTTGCCCTGCTTCCAGATCCTGCCCCTAGATCAGCAGCTGGTGCTGGTGCGGAGCTGTTGGGCGCCCCTACTCATGCTTGAGTTGGCCCAAGATCACCTGCACTTCGAGATGATGGAGATCCCGGAGACCAACACGACGCAGGAGATGCTTACCACCAGGCGGCAGGAGACCGAAGGTCCAGAGCCTGCAGAGCCCCAGGCCACAGAGCAGCCACAGATGGTGTCCGCGGAGGCTGGGCACTTGCTCCCAGCTGCTGCGGTCCAGGCCATCAAGAGTTTCTTTTTCAAGTGCTGGAGTCTGAACATTGACACCAAAGAGTATGCCTATCTGAAGGGGACCGTGCTCTTTAACCCAG acCTGCCTGGCCTGCAGTGCGTGAAATACATTGAGGGTCTTCAGTGGAGAACCCAGCAGATCCTTACTGAGCACATCCGGATGATGCAGAGAGAGTACCAGATCAGATCCGCTGAACTGAATAGTGCCCTTTTCCTGCTGAGATTCATCAATAGCGATGTCGTCACTGAACTCTTTTTCAGGCCCATCATTGGTGCAGTCAGCATGGATGATATGATGCTGGAAATGCTCTGTGCAAAGCTGTGA